From a single Lactococcus carnosus genomic region:
- a CDS encoding TetR/AcrR family transcriptional regulator translates to MKKKIDNEKIIHATIDLATKQGLLNVSLNGIAANLGIKTPSLYNHISGIEDLYGQLGIYSLDLLEKEVVQSVLGFSKHDALIRIANTYVTFAIQNPVLYQAIENPYLNNSQDISKAKEAIVLIIQSVLKVYNFTIEKEIKIIIVLRSYLHGFASLYLADLFNIKTVDVAESFDLGLNALLSGLGLD, encoded by the coding sequence GTGAAGAAAAAAATTGATAACGAGAAAATTATACATGCTACCATAGACTTAGCAACTAAACAAGGCCTATTAAATGTCAGTCTAAATGGCATTGCTGCTAATCTTGGGATCAAAACGCCCTCTTTATATAATCATATTTCTGGTATTGAAGACTTGTATGGCCAGTTGGGGATATATAGTTTAGACTTACTTGAAAAAGAAGTGGTTCAGTCAGTTTTAGGTTTTTCAAAGCATGACGCACTAATCAGAATCGCAAATACCTATGTCACATTTGCGATACAAAATCCTGTACTCTATCAAGCAATTGAAAATCCATACTTAAACAACTCTCAAGACATTTCAAAGGCAAAAGAAGCGATTGTCCTCATTATCCAATCTGTTCTAAAAGTTTACAATTTTACAATTGAAAAAGAAATAAAAATAATCATAGTGTTAAGAAGTTATTTACATGGATTTGCTTCCTTATATCTAGCAGATTTATTTAATATCAAGACAGTAGATGTGGCCGAAAGTTTTGATTTAGGCCTCAATGCACTCTTATCAGGACTTGGACTGGATTGA